TTTAACAAATATCACTGCGACAGATGCGACGAAATTACCCTTGGCTGGTGGTACGATGACTGGGCCTCTGGTGAATAATTCAAACTCTGCTTCGACAGCTCTAGCAGTGACTCAGGCTGGTGCTGGGCATGCGGCGACCTTTATGGGTGGGAATGTAGGGATCGGGACTGCGAGTCCAACAAACTTTGTTCAAATTACTCAACCAAACTCTAGTTCAGGATCAACAATGTCTAAGGCCTTGGAGGTCATTGGTGGCTTGAATTCAAGTGGATTACTTCCTGGGATTGGTGGTGGTGTCTCTTTTGTAGGTGGAAGTGGAATGACAGGTGGCGCTATCAGCTTAACAGGCGGAACTGCTACTGGAACATATCCCGCACCTGGCGCATCGCTCACGTTGAATGGTGGATATTATGCTGGGGGTGGCGGAAGTGCGAACTTGGCTGCGGCCGATTCTTATAATGGCTTTCAAGGAGCTGACGTTTCAGTTTCTGGAGGAAATGGCTCTTCACGTGGCTTTGTACTTTTAAATAAGAATGGTGGAAACGTCGGAGTGGGCACGACGAGCCCGACTTCCCCCCTCCATGCTTATGGCGTCAATGCAGGGACAGGAATATTTCAAGTCGAATCATCAACCTCGGGAGTCGTCTTCAAGGCGGGCTCGTCAACTGGCGCTATGGTACAGATGGTTGGCGGCGGCGGAATAGTTAGTGTTGCCGGAGGGCCAGGAACTGGCCGTCTCAACGTAGGATCGTTGACCTCCAATTCGGTATCACTTGCGATAAATGGGATTGTTGGGCAAACGGCAGACCTTTTCCGCGTTGATACTACAACGGGAACTACGGGAAGTGCATTTAAGATAGATTCCTCAGGCAACGTTGGCATCGGGACGGCAAATCCCACGGCAAAACTTGATGTAAATGGAGAGATAAAAATTGGCAATAGTGCTTCCAGCTGCAACGGTACAAATGAAGGTCAACAACGGTACAATGCGACAAGCAAGGTCATGGAATTTTGCAATGGGACTGCTTGGACATCTTTAAGCGGCGGAACGGTGCCTGCCGGAACATGGTGTGGACATCGCTCTGTCTATTATAGCGGAGCTTCCACGTGGTCCACGCCGACTGCCGGAACTGTTTCAAGCGATTGCAGTGGGTCGACGCTGACAATCAGCGGAACTCAGGCGGCACCGACCTTAGGTGGTTGCCCCGCTGACTATACAGCAACTTTGATCCGGACCGGATATGATGGAACCGACGGATTTCATTATTTTGTCTTAACTTGTCTGAAAAACTAACTGTCGAGGTCGTCGGCAACGTCGGTATAGGAACTACATTGCCACAAACGACACTCCAAGTTGCTGGAATTATTTCACCAGCGGTAGACAATACCACTACTCTTGGTAGTGCGACCTATCGATTCACAACAGTCTATGCGACTAATGGTACAATTAATACTTCGGATCGTCGTGAGAAAAAAGATATCTATGACACCAACTTGGGCTTAGATTTTATTAACAAATTGCGCCCTGTTTCCTACCGCTGGAATACAGGAATTGATAACGATGTTCACTATGGCCTGATTGCCCAAGAAGCAGAACAGGTCATTGATGAGATTGGCAAAGGGGAAAAGACCTCTATTGTCACTCACGATGAAACAACAGATCGTTATGGCGTTAGGTACTCAGAACTCATTTCGCCGCTAATTAAGGCCGTTCAGGAGCTTTTCACTAGGATTATGGGCGTTGAGGCTTATCAAAGCACTCAAGACCGTGAGATTGCTACTGTGAAAATGGAAAATGCAACAATCAAGCAAGAAAACGCTGAACTTAAGGCGCGCCTTGACCAACAAGAAAAAGAATTTGCGACACAAAAAATGGAATTGTCAGCGATTAAAAAGAAACTTGGACTGTGATAAATCCAAAGATTTAGGGCCCCATCGGTAGTCGTATACAGGTGAAGCGTTAAGAGGATGGGTCACTGTTAAAGCTCGTCGCTGCCGCAGCCGCAGGCACAGCCACCGCGCGACCTGAAACGATCGAGCCATTTGCTGGCGAAAATGAGGTGATGATTGGCGCTATTGTATCAACGATGTTTCCCATTGTTACATTCAGACTTGCATGGGCAGGATTTCCAGATGTGTCTTTTGCGATGGCTTTAAATGTGACCACTCCGTCCGGATAAAGCGTCGTATCTAGATTCGTTGAATAGGGAGACACGGTCATCGTGCTGATGAGGGTCGAATTTAGAAAGAGTTCAACCTTACGAATTGCGACATTATCCACAGCACTGATGCTTATTGAAGTAACTCCACTGATTTTTTGAACCAGCAGATGGGGCTAAAAACGAAACGGTTGCGCTTGAGAGTCCAAGACTGGAGCTGCTATGGCAGCGGCAACCTTTCTGGCTGCGTTAATGCGGCCCATTCCATAGAGACCATCCCAGCCAATAGCACCCAGGTCATCGGCATTGGCTTTTAGGATATCCTCCGCTTGATTAGCGCCTAAACCAGGATTCGCAGAAAATATTAAGGCGGCCACCCCTGCCGCAACGGGTGAGGCAAAGGAAGTTCCACTGACATAATGTGACTCAATTTGATCCTACAGTCCTACTTCAACTGATGACGTCAGCTGCCACTTCGGCTTTATTTGCCTAGGCATGGAATATTTCCCTGTCATAATTTGAACATCTAGAATTCGAAACCAAAGTAGCTTAAGGTTGCCAAGTAAATGAAATAACCTTTAGGAGAAAATCATGAAAAATATGACTTTAATTTTGATATCTGCTCTTTCTTTTAGTAAATTCGCACATGCCGATGAACTTCAACAATGTGATACTACCTCTTCTAGCCAAGTTAGCTACGAGAGTGAATCCAGGAAAATTACTTCTATCAGTGGAGAAATTGCACGCGAAGCTTACACATCTTTGCAAGTTACCGAGGAAGCACCAACGGCAGGTACTTTCCCCGAGGATTATTTGGCAAAAGCTATTATCTCTGCAAAGTACTCTGATACAAAAGCATGCTGGAAGATTCAAATTCCTTCATATTTGAATGGAACCTACACAGGCCCTAGCAATTGCCTTTCATATAGTTGCAATCTTATAGAAAAATTTTAATCATTTGTTGAAATCATTTTGTCTGGGCCATGAATTGACCAAGCTCTTGGCGTAAATGTATTTCAGCATAACCATCAAATGATCGTGTCAGAAAAACGTGT
This window of the Deltaproteobacteria bacterium genome carries:
- a CDS encoding S8 family serine peptidase, yielding MESHYVSGTSFASPVAAGVAALIFSANPGLGANQAEDILKANADDLGAIGWDGLYGMGRINAARKVAAAIAAPVLDSQAQPFRF
- a CDS encoding tail fiber domain-containing protein, encoding MPQTTLQVAGIISPAVDNTTTLGSATYRFTTVYATNGTINTSDRREKKDIYDTNLGLDFINKLRPVSYRWNTGIDNDVHYGLIAQEAEQVIDEIGKGEKTSIVTHDETTDRYGVRYSELISPLIKAVQELFTRIMGVEAYQSTQDREIATVKMENATIKQENAELKARLDQQEKEFATQKMELSAIKKKLGL